In Salvelinus namaycush isolate Seneca chromosome 20, SaNama_1.0, whole genome shotgun sequence, the following proteins share a genomic window:
- the LOC120064567 gene encoding neuritin-like: MSDFVGSHRWREAPSAGFDMGMGFTSAKILIFCACITLVSLAVARDSAADVKCENIYRDFSDCVLELGESMDNYQENVTSEMGVEAVCSHWEAFHTCALTALSGCQEEVGSIWETLREDSRKIRFQGSLFDLCSPSSAPSLRSPLPPLPLLFLGLLILGGPIWPST; this comes from the exons ATGAGCGACTTTGTCGGATCCCACAGATGGCGAGAGGCACCCTCCGCTGGGTTTGATATGGGAATGGGATTTACGTCAGCGAAGATTCTAATATTTTGTGCATGTATTACATTAG tGTCCCTGGCTGTGGCAAGAGACTCAGCGGCGGATGTGAAGTGTGAGAATATTTACAGGGACTTCTCTGACTGTGTTCTGGAGCTGGGGGAGAGCATGGATAACTACCAGGAGAATGTGACCAGCGAGATGGGAGTGGAAGCTGTGTGTAg CCACTGGGAGGCGTTCCACACGTGTGCCCTGACGGCACTGTCCGGGTGTCAGGAGGAGGTGGGCTCCATCTGGGAGACCCTAAGAGAAGACTCCAGGAAGATCCGCTTCCAGGGCAGCCTCTTTGACCTGTGCAGCCCTAGCTCGGCCCCAAGCCTGCGCTcgcctctaccccctctacccctGCTGTTCCTGGGCTTGCTGATCCTGGGAGGGCCCATCTGGCCCTCCACATAG